In Micromonospora purpureochromogenes, a single window of DNA contains:
- the pth gene encoding aminoacyl-tRNA hydrolase, with translation MTDEAGPWLVVGLGNPGREYAGNRHNVGFMVADLLAGRVGAKFGRHKRAVAEVAEGRLGFGGPKLVLVKPLTYMNLSGGPVVALAQFHKIPAERVIAVHDELDIPYGQLRIKIGGGEGGHNGLRSMSKSLGTKEYVRVRFGIGRPPGRQDPADYVLSDFGAAERKELEFLVDRAADVVESVVTKGVEPTQNAYHGA, from the coding sequence GTGACGGACGAGGCGGGGCCGTGGCTGGTGGTCGGCCTGGGCAACCCCGGTCGGGAGTACGCCGGTAACCGGCACAACGTCGGTTTCATGGTTGCCGACCTGCTGGCGGGCCGGGTGGGCGCGAAGTTCGGCCGGCACAAGCGGGCGGTGGCGGAGGTCGCCGAGGGGCGGCTGGGGTTCGGTGGGCCGAAGCTGGTGCTGGTCAAGCCGCTGACGTACATGAACCTCTCGGGCGGTCCGGTGGTGGCGCTGGCCCAGTTCCACAAGATCCCCGCTGAGCGGGTGATCGCGGTGCACGACGAGCTGGACATCCCGTACGGGCAGCTGCGCATCAAGATCGGCGGCGGCGAGGGCGGGCACAACGGCCTGCGCTCGATGTCGAAGTCGCTGGGGACGAAGGAGTACGTCCGGGTGCGGTTCGGCATCGGCCGGCCGCCGGGGCGGCAGGACCCGGCGGACTATGTACTGTCGGATTTCGGCGCTGCGGAGCGCAAGGAGCTGGAGTTCCTGGTGGACCGGGCGGCGGACGTGGTGGAGTCGGTGGTCACCAAGGGCGTGGAGCCGACGCAGAACGCGTACCACGGGGCCTGA
- the cysN gene encoding sulfate adenylyltransferase subunit CysN: MSTETIAGGAADSRAATGAGPEARPMDLLRFATAGSVDDGKSTLIGRLLYDTKSLFTDQLAAVEALSAARGDEYTNLALLTDGLRAEREQGITIDVAYRYFATPRRKFIIADTPGHIQYTRNMVTGASTADLALILVDARKGLVEQSRRHAFLCSLLRVPHLVLCVNKMDLVDYSQEVFERIADEFTAFAAKLDVPDLTVVPISALKGDNIVTRSGHMPWYEGPSLLHHLERVHIASDRNLVDVRFPVQYVIRPQSTTVTDYRGYAGQVASGVLKPGDEVMVLPSGFTSRISSVETADGPVAEAFPPMSVTVRLEDEIDISRGDMICRPNNSPAVSQDIEAMVCWMDETRPLQVGGKYAIKHTTRSARAIVRGLHYRLDINTLHRDEAAGELKLNEIGRVRLRTTVPLLADEYRRNRTTGGFVIIDETTNRTVAAGMIVDTA; the protein is encoded by the coding sequence ATGAGCACCGAGACCATCGCCGGGGGCGCGGCGGACAGCCGCGCCGCCACCGGTGCCGGGCCGGAGGCCCGGCCGATGGACCTGCTGCGCTTCGCCACCGCCGGCAGCGTCGACGACGGCAAGTCCACCCTCATCGGCCGCCTGCTGTACGACACCAAGTCGCTCTTCACCGACCAGCTCGCCGCCGTCGAGGCGCTCAGCGCGGCCCGGGGCGACGAGTACACCAACCTGGCGCTGCTCACCGACGGCCTGCGCGCCGAGCGGGAGCAGGGCATCACCATCGACGTGGCGTACCGCTACTTCGCCACCCCTCGGCGGAAGTTCATCATCGCCGACACCCCGGGGCACATCCAGTACACCCGGAACATGGTCACCGGCGCCTCGACCGCCGACCTGGCGCTGATCCTGGTGGACGCCCGCAAGGGCCTGGTCGAGCAGTCCCGCCGGCACGCCTTCCTCTGCTCGCTGCTGCGGGTGCCGCACCTGGTCCTCTGCGTGAACAAGATGGACCTGGTCGACTATTCGCAGGAGGTCTTCGAGCGGATCGCCGACGAGTTCACCGCGTTCGCCGCGAAGCTCGACGTGCCGGACCTGACCGTGGTGCCGATCTCCGCGCTCAAGGGCGACAACATCGTCACCCGCTCGGGGCACATGCCCTGGTACGAGGGCCCGTCGCTGCTGCACCACCTGGAGCGGGTGCACATCGCCTCCGACCGCAACCTGGTCGACGTGCGGTTCCCGGTGCAGTACGTGATCCGTCCGCAGTCCACCACCGTCACCGACTACCGCGGCTACGCCGGTCAGGTGGCCTCGGGCGTGCTCAAGCCGGGCGACGAGGTGATGGTGCTGCCCTCCGGCTTCACCAGCCGGATCTCCTCGGTGGAGACCGCGGACGGCCCGGTGGCCGAGGCGTTCCCGCCGATGTCGGTGACCGTCCGCCTGGAAGACGAGATCGACATCTCGCGGGGCGACATGATCTGCCGGCCGAACAACTCGCCGGCGGTGTCACAGGACATCGAGGCGATGGTCTGCTGGATGGACGAGACCCGCCCGCTCCAGGTCGGCGGCAAGTACGCGATCAAGCACACCACCCGGTCGGCCCGGGCGATCGTGCGCGGCCTGCACTACCGGCTGGACATCAACACCCTGCACCGGGACGAGGCGGCCGGCGAGCTGAAGCTCAACGAGATCGGCCGGGTGCGGCTGCGCACCACCGTGCCGCTGCTCGCCGACGAGTACCGCCGCAACCGCACCACCGGCGGCTTCGTCATCATCGACGAGACCACCAACCGCACGGTCGCCGCCGGCATGATCGTCGACACCGCCTGA
- a CDS encoding ribose-phosphate diphosphokinase, whose protein sequence is MGSIVAENRKSLMLFSGRGFPELAKEIGEVLGVAPTPSDAYEFANGEIFVRFKDSVRGSDAFVVQSVTHGVNTWVMETLIMIDALKRGSAKRITVVLPFYPYARQDKKHRGREPISARLVADLLKTAGANRILTVDLHTAQIQGFFDGPVDHLFAMDILAEYVEHKYAGRPMTVVAPDSGRVRVAERWTDRLGGCPLAFIHKTRDPLKPNQVVANRVVGEVEGRVCLIVDDMIDTGGTISKAADILKESGAAEIVVASTHALLSDPATERLKNSPISEIVVTNTLPLPPEKQLDKLTVLSIAPLLARAIREVFDDGSVTTLFGGLS, encoded by the coding sequence ATGGGCAGCATCGTCGCCGAAAACCGCAAGAGCCTGATGCTCTTCTCCGGACGTGGCTTTCCGGAGCTTGCCAAGGAGATCGGTGAGGTGCTCGGCGTCGCGCCGACGCCTTCCGACGCGTACGAGTTCGCCAACGGTGAGATCTTCGTACGGTTCAAGGACTCGGTGCGCGGTTCGGACGCCTTCGTGGTGCAGTCCGTCACGCACGGGGTGAACACCTGGGTCATGGAGACCCTGATCATGATCGACGCGTTGAAGCGCGGTTCGGCCAAGCGGATCACCGTGGTGCTGCCGTTCTACCCGTACGCCCGGCAGGACAAGAAGCACCGCGGTCGGGAGCCGATCTCGGCCCGGCTGGTGGCCGACCTGCTCAAGACCGCCGGCGCGAACCGGATCCTCACGGTCGACCTGCACACCGCGCAGATCCAGGGCTTCTTCGACGGCCCGGTGGACCACCTCTTCGCGATGGACATCCTCGCCGAGTACGTGGAGCACAAGTACGCCGGCCGGCCGATGACGGTGGTCGCGCCGGACTCGGGCCGGGTGCGGGTGGCCGAGCGGTGGACCGACCGGCTGGGCGGTTGCCCGCTGGCGTTCATCCACAAGACCCGGGACCCGCTGAAGCCGAACCAGGTGGTGGCGAACCGGGTGGTCGGTGAGGTCGAGGGTCGGGTCTGCCTGATCGTTGACGACATGATCGACACGGGTGGCACGATCAGCAAGGCCGCCGACATCCTCAAGGAGTCGGGCGCGGCGGAGATTGTCGTCGCCTCCACCCACGCCCTGCTGTCGGACCCGGCGACCGAGCGGCTGAAGAACAGCCCGATCAGCGAGATCGTGGTGACCAACACGCTGCCGCTCCCGCCGGAGAAGCAGCTCGACAAGCTCACCGTGCTGTCGATCGCGCCGCTGCTGGCCCGGGCGATCCGCGAGGTCTTCGACGACGGGTCGGTGACCACCCTCTTCGGCGGCCTGAGCTGA
- the cysD gene encoding sulfate adenylyltransferase subunit CysD → MTAPARFYQVSHLDALEAESIFVMREVVAEMERPVLLFSGGKDSIVMLRLAQKAFAPANIPFPVMHVDTGHNFPEVLEYRDQRVAELGLHLIVASVPEALASGMVRESGDGMRNRIQTPVLLDAVEKHRFDALFGGARRDEEKARAKERVFSFRDEFGQWDPKNQRPELWSLYNGRHHPGESIRVFPLSNWTELDVWHYIARERIPLPSIYYAHEREVVERDGMFYAVNEFFRPRAGEERFKARVRYRTVGDASCTAAVRSDADTVEKVIEEVAATRITERGATRGDDRVSEAAMEDRKREGYF, encoded by the coding sequence ATGACCGCCCCCGCCCGCTTCTACCAGGTCTCCCACCTCGACGCGCTCGAGGCGGAGAGCATCTTCGTGATGCGCGAGGTGGTCGCGGAGATGGAGCGCCCGGTGCTGCTCTTCTCCGGCGGCAAGGACTCGATCGTCATGCTCCGGTTGGCCCAGAAGGCGTTCGCCCCGGCCAACATCCCCTTCCCGGTCATGCACGTGGACACCGGGCACAACTTCCCCGAGGTCCTGGAGTACCGCGACCAGCGGGTCGCCGAGCTGGGCCTGCACCTGATCGTGGCCAGCGTGCCGGAGGCCCTGGCCAGCGGCATGGTCCGTGAGTCCGGCGACGGCATGCGCAACCGGATCCAAACCCCCGTGCTGCTGGACGCGGTGGAGAAGCACCGCTTCGACGCGCTCTTCGGCGGCGCCCGCCGTGACGAGGAGAAGGCCCGCGCCAAGGAGCGGGTGTTCAGCTTCCGCGACGAGTTCGGCCAGTGGGACCCGAAGAACCAGCGCCCCGAACTGTGGTCGCTCTACAACGGCCGGCACCACCCGGGCGAGTCGATCCGGGTCTTCCCGCTGTCCAACTGGACCGAGCTGGACGTGTGGCACTACATCGCCCGCGAGCGCATCCCGCTGCCGTCGATCTACTACGCGCACGAGCGCGAGGTGGTGGAGCGCGACGGCATGTTCTACGCGGTGAACGAGTTCTTCCGCCCCCGGGCGGGGGAGGAGCGGTTCAAGGCCCGGGTGCGCTACCGCACCGTGGGCGACGCCTCCTGCACCGCGGCCGTCCGCTCGGACGCCGACACGGTGGAGAAGGTGATCGAGGAGGTGGCCGCCACCCGGATCACCGAGCGCGGCGCGACCCGCGGCGACGACCGGGTCAGCGAGGCCGCCATGGAGGACCGCAAGCGGGAGGGCTACTTCTGA
- a CDS encoding inositol monophosphatase family protein, protein MIDSAFARWLAARAGQALLQLRAELGFADAGALKSAGDKVSHDLIRTELARWRPGDAVLSEEDEGSRLAWAAEVSPGAVSRLTADRVWIIDPLDGTREFSEEGRSDWAVHVALWARNAPTPHGLVAGAVGLPAQHRVLGTDYPPAYPPLTLEAATSGGGRTLRLAASRSRPPVFLSDLAEDVGAHLVPMGSAGAKIAAVVTGEVDAYIHAGGQYEWDSAAPVAVATATGLHASRIDGSALKYNEADPRLPDLLVCRKDLATRLLAALQRHSG, encoded by the coding sequence ATGATCGACAGCGCGTTCGCCCGGTGGCTGGCGGCGCGGGCCGGGCAGGCCCTGCTGCAATTGCGGGCCGAGCTGGGGTTCGCCGACGCGGGCGCCCTGAAGTCGGCCGGGGACAAGGTCTCGCACGACCTGATCCGTACCGAGCTGGCCCGGTGGCGGCCCGGTGATGCGGTCCTGTCGGAGGAGGACGAGGGCTCGCGGCTGGCCTGGGCGGCGGAGGTGAGCCCCGGGGCGGTGTCCCGGCTGACCGCCGACCGGGTGTGGATCATCGACCCGCTGGACGGCACCCGGGAGTTCTCCGAGGAGGGACGCTCGGACTGGGCGGTGCACGTGGCGCTCTGGGCGCGCAACGCGCCGACGCCGCACGGGCTGGTGGCCGGGGCGGTGGGGCTGCCGGCGCAGCACCGGGTGCTCGGCACGGACTACCCGCCGGCGTACCCGCCGTTGACGTTGGAGGCGGCGACCTCGGGTGGCGGGCGGACGCTGCGCCTGGCGGCGAGCCGGAGCCGGCCGCCGGTGTTCCTGAGCGACCTGGCGGAGGACGTGGGCGCGCACCTGGTGCCGATGGGTTCGGCCGGTGCGAAGATCGCCGCGGTGGTGACCGGTGAAGTGGACGCCTACATCCACGCCGGTGGCCAGTACGAGTGGGACTCGGCCGCCCCGGTCGCTGTGGCGACGGCCACCGGCCTGCACGCTTCCCGGATCGACGGTTCTGCGCTGAAATACAACGAGGCGGATCCGCGGCTGCCGGACCTGCTGGTCTGTCGCAAGGATCTCGCCACTCGGTTGCTTGCAGCGTTGCAGAGACATTCCGGGTAG
- the galK gene encoding galactokinase: MSGPAAQTAPPGAASGDVAARAAAGFHAGYGEPPAGRWAAPGRANLIGEHTDYNDGFVLPFALTLRTVVAAAPQPGERWTVRSELSAEAVEFGADEVDEPGRVTGWAAYVAGVVWALREAGYDVPGARLAIASDVPVGSGLSSSAAIEAAALAALLDLGGLDLPAEKQPRLAQRAENAYVGAPTGIMDQSAVIRCREGHALFLDCRTEAVEHIPFDLDAAGLAVLVIDSRAPHRHADGEYASRRAACERAASLLGVPALRDVPVADLDAALARLDDDEIRRRVRHVVTENQRVLDTADLLRAGRVREIGPLLTASHASMRDDFEITVPEIDTAVEAALAAGALGARMTGGGFGGCVLALVDADRADAVARTVTDAYTDRGFPAPTHVTVLPAPGATRLD; the protein is encoded by the coding sequence ATGAGCGGGCCGGCCGCGCAGACCGCGCCGCCCGGGGCCGCGTCGGGCGACGTCGCGGCCCGCGCCGCCGCCGGCTTCCACGCCGGGTACGGCGAGCCGCCCGCCGGCCGCTGGGCGGCTCCCGGCCGGGCCAACCTGATCGGCGAGCACACCGACTACAACGACGGCTTCGTGCTCCCCTTCGCGCTGACCCTGCGGACCGTGGTCGCCGCCGCCCCGCAGCCCGGTGAGCGGTGGACGGTCCGGTCCGAGCTCTCCGCCGAGGCCGTGGAGTTCGGCGCCGACGAGGTCGACGAGCCGGGCCGGGTCACAGGTTGGGCGGCGTACGTGGCCGGGGTCGTCTGGGCGCTGCGCGAGGCCGGGTACGACGTGCCCGGTGCCCGGCTGGCGATCGCCTCCGACGTCCCGGTCGGCTCCGGCCTCTCCTCCTCGGCGGCCATCGAGGCGGCGGCGCTCGCCGCCCTGCTGGACCTGGGCGGGCTGGACCTGCCCGCCGAGAAGCAGCCACGGCTGGCCCAGCGGGCCGAGAACGCCTACGTCGGCGCGCCCACCGGGATCATGGACCAGTCCGCGGTGATCCGCTGCCGGGAGGGGCACGCCCTCTTCCTGGACTGCCGCACCGAGGCCGTCGAACACATCCCGTTCGACCTCGACGCCGCCGGGCTGGCCGTGCTCGTCATCGACAGCCGCGCACCGCACCGACACGCCGACGGCGAGTACGCCTCCCGCCGCGCCGCCTGCGAACGGGCCGCCTCGCTGCTCGGGGTGCCGGCGCTGCGGGACGTGCCGGTCGCCGACCTCGACGCCGCGCTGGCCCGGCTCGACGACGACGAGATCCGCCGCCGGGTCCGGCACGTGGTGACCGAGAACCAGCGGGTGCTGGACACCGCCGACCTGCTCCGCGCCGGCCGGGTACGCGAGATCGGCCCGCTGCTCACCGCCTCGCACGCCTCCATGCGGGACGACTTCGAGATCACCGTCCCGGAGATCGACACCGCGGTCGAGGCGGCCCTGGCGGCCGGCGCGCTCGGCGCCCGGATGACCGGCGGCGGCTTCGGCGGCTGCGTCCTCGCCCTGGTCGACGCCGACCGGGCCGACGCCGTCGCCCGCACCGTGACGGACGCCTACACCGACCGCGGCTTCCCCGCCCCCACCCACGTCACGGTCCTCCCCGCCCCCGGCGCCACCCGCCTCGACTAA
- a CDS encoding 50S ribosomal protein L25/general stress protein Ctc: MSEVKISAEPRTEFGKGGARRTRRAGKVPAVLYGHGEKPKHIALPAREFAAAIRKGGANQLFAIEVSDGTQVLALPKAIQRDPIKDTFEHVDLLLVRRGEKVTVEVAVQLTGEAARDTLIVHDHDTLSVTADATKVPDHLEASIEGLEAGTQVTAADVQLPAGVELAADAEQLIASVTAAPTAEQLEATLPEVEVADEEIEAGVGEETAESSEGAEAGEPAAAGGEESAEAKTEA, encoded by the coding sequence GTGTCCGAGGTAAAGATCAGCGCCGAGCCCCGTACCGAGTTCGGCAAGGGTGGTGCCCGTCGTACCCGCCGGGCCGGCAAGGTGCCCGCCGTGCTGTACGGCCACGGCGAGAAGCCCAAGCACATCGCGCTCCCGGCCCGCGAGTTCGCGGCCGCGATCCGCAAGGGCGGCGCGAACCAGCTCTTCGCGATCGAGGTCAGCGACGGCACCCAGGTGCTGGCGCTGCCGAAGGCGATCCAGCGTGACCCGATCAAGGACACCTTCGAGCACGTCGACCTGCTGCTGGTCCGCCGCGGCGAGAAGGTCACCGTCGAGGTCGCGGTCCAGCTGACCGGCGAGGCCGCCCGGGACACCCTGATCGTGCACGACCACGACACCCTGTCGGTGACCGCCGACGCCACCAAGGTGCCGGACCACCTGGAGGCCTCGATCGAGGGCCTGGAGGCCGGCACCCAGGTGACCGCCGCCGACGTGCAGCTGCCGGCCGGCGTCGAGCTGGCCGCCGACGCGGAGCAGTTGATCGCCTCGGTGACCGCCGCCCCGACCGCCGAGCAGCTCGAGGCGACCCTGCCCGAGGTCGAGGTGGCCGACGAGGAGATCGAGGCCGGGGTCGGCGAGGAGACCGCCGAGTCGTCCGAGGGCGCCGAGGCCGGCGAGCCGGCCGCCGCCGGTGGCGAGGAGAGCGCCGAGGCCAAGACCGAGGCCTGA